One part of the Mesorhizobium sp. M4B.F.Ca.ET.058.02.1.1 genome encodes these proteins:
- a CDS encoding CsbD family protein, translating into MNWDQIKGKWMQVRGKAQEQWGDLTDDDLDRIEGNRDQLLGRIQERYGIAREEAQRQIDEWSRRLH; encoded by the coding sequence ATGAACTGGGATCAGATCAAGGGAAAATGGATGCAGGTCAGAGGCAAGGCCCAGGAGCAATGGGGCGACCTCACCGATGATGACCTCGACCGCATCGAAGGCAATCGCGATCAGCTTCTCGGGCGCATCCAGGAGCGCTACGGCATTGCCAGGGAAGAAGCCCAGCGGCAGATCGACGAATGGTCGAGACGACTCCACTGA
- a CDS encoding DUF2934 domain-containing protein, with the protein MTDDRQERIRQRAHAIWEQAGRPEGSDIQHWDQATAEIDGEAAKPKAKAAPKKGAAKPAKAAAAKTAKPAAAKPKAAKSKAGKG; encoded by the coding sequence GTGACGGACGACAGGCAGGAACGCATCCGCCAGCGGGCACACGCGATCTGGGAACAGGCAGGCAGGCCCGAAGGCTCGGATATTCAGCATTGGGACCAAGCCACGGCCGAGATCGATGGCGAGGCCGCCAAGCCGAAAGCGAAGGCCGCGCCGAAGAAGGGTGCCGCCAAGCCAGCTAAAGCCGCCGCCGCCAAGACGGCAAAGCCTGCCGCCGCCAAGCCGAAGGCCGCTAAGTCGAAGGCCGGCAAGGGCTGA
- a CDS encoding DUF1236 domain-containing protein: MKITLIPAVAGLAMIAGIGAAVADQIIVTPEQRTVVREYVHKHPLASINLLGLELNVGSTLPDTVELREVPDVQYRYVVVDGRTVLVDPSTRRVVEVLN; this comes from the coding sequence ATGAAAATTACCCTCATTCCTGCTGTCGCTGGTCTGGCCATGATTGCCGGCATCGGCGCGGCGGTCGCGGACCAGATAATCGTGACGCCCGAGCAGCGCACCGTCGTCCGCGAATACGTCCACAAGCACCCGCTTGCTTCGATCAACCTTCTCGGCCTCGAGCTCAATGTTGGCTCGACTCTGCCGGACACGGTCGAATTGCGCGAGGTGCCCGACGTCCAATATCGTTACGTGGTCGTCGACGGCCGCACCGTGCTGGTCGATCCCAGCACGCGCAGGGTCGTCGAGGTCCTCAATTGA
- a CDS encoding DUF982 domain-containing protein yields the protein MIEDMPFDPPIAIAVGAGFRRDIASLAQMQNFLKEWPLAAGDTLHAKALSACEAARAGDATPAQTRRAFMAFAKAAGIGWTGIDPVTTLRRAKVRTMRAARAGRERHPR from the coding sequence ATGATTGAAGACATGCCATTCGACCCGCCGATCGCCATCGCCGTTGGTGCCGGCTTCAGGCGCGACATCGCTTCGTTGGCGCAGATGCAGAACTTCCTCAAGGAATGGCCGCTGGCCGCGGGCGACACGCTCCACGCCAAGGCGCTCAGCGCCTGCGAGGCGGCACGAGCCGGAGATGCGACCCCGGCGCAGACACGGCGCGCCTTCATGGCTTTCGCCAAGGCTGCCGGCATCGGCTGGACGGGCATCGACCCGGTGACGACGCTGCGCCGGGCCAAGGTCAGGACGATGCGCGCGGCGCGCGCCGGCCGCGAGCGTCACCCGCGCTGA
- a CDS encoding DUF1236 domain-containing protein yields MRLHFKTAAAGLLLLAGMGAASAQDVIIEPQQETIIREYVHKQPLASVTLPGVELNVGTALPDTVELREVPNVKYRYVVVDNQTVLVDPGTRKVVKIIQ; encoded by the coding sequence ATGAGACTGCATTTTAAGACGGCCGCCGCGGGCTTGCTGCTGCTCGCCGGCATGGGTGCCGCGTCCGCCCAGGACGTCATCATCGAGCCCCAGCAGGAGACCATCATCCGCGAGTATGTGCACAAGCAGCCTTTGGCCTCGGTGACGCTTCCCGGCGTTGAACTCAATGTCGGCACGGCACTTCCCGACACGGTCGAACTGCGCGAAGTTCCCAACGTGAAGTACCGTTACGTTGTCGTCGACAACCAGACCGTGCTTGTCGATCCGGGCACCCGCAAGGTCGTGAAGATCATCCAGTGA
- a CDS encoding DUF1236 domain-containing protein — translation MRHILITSMLALGVGCGAAMAQAQAPAEVQPGGDASCAAGAADCQKGGKAGEQAQGKAKMKTDDQAQGKAGATTEEQAQGKPKVKTDEQAQGKAGATTEEQAQGKPKVKTDEQAQGKAGTTTEQKAQGTSGTTTEQNAQGTTSTQTDQGSTASITNVTVEQKTEITNVIRETKISPVASVDFDISVGVEVPRHKVRLHRLPPRIVKIVPAYETYEYFVLADGRIVIVDPDTLKIVIILT, via the coding sequence ATGAGACATATTCTGATCACCAGCATGCTCGCGCTCGGTGTCGGCTGCGGCGCCGCGATGGCCCAGGCACAGGCGCCGGCCGAGGTCCAGCCTGGCGGTGACGCCAGCTGCGCGGCCGGCGCTGCCGACTGCCAGAAGGGCGGCAAGGCGGGTGAGCAGGCCCAGGGCAAGGCCAAGATGAAGACCGATGATCAGGCGCAGGGCAAGGCCGGCGCCACCACCGAGGAGCAGGCCCAGGGCAAGCCGAAGGTGAAGACCGACGAGCAGGCGCAGGGCAAGGCTGGCGCCACCACCGAGGAGCAGGCCCAGGGCAAGCCGAAGGTGAAGACCGACGAGCAGGCGCAGGGCAAGGCCGGCACAACGACCGAGCAGAAGGCCCAGGGCACAAGTGGCACGACGACTGAGCAGAACGCCCAGGGCACGACCTCGACCCAGACCGACCAGGGCTCGACCGCATCGATCACCAATGTGACCGTCGAGCAGAAGACCGAGATCACCAATGTGATCCGCGAGACGAAAATCTCGCCGGTCGCGAGCGTCGATTTCGACATCTCCGTCGGCGTCGAGGTGCCGCGGCACAAGGTGCGACTGCACCGCCTGCCGCCGCGCATCGTCAAGATCGTTCCGGCCTACGAAACCTATGAATATTTCGTGCTGGCCGATGGCAGGATCGTCATCGTCGATCCGGACACGCTGAAGATCGTCATCATCCTGACCTGA
- a CDS encoding diguanylate cyclase, producing MAMVSRGAAGALKADVPASRGTAGLAEAIGRMAQLIEHSRERIRLLEAVIENFPGGVSLFDQDLNMVICNQRQRTLLDYPDELFANGYPSMEMLFRFNAERGEYGPGEVELHVARRLALVRQREAHVYERTRPNGTVVEVRGMPIEGGGFVTTYFDVTEQRRDQATIAHMAHHDALTDLPNRMLFSDRLQSAVALARRGALMAVHYLDLDKFKPVNDGFGHKAGDRLLIDAATRLRGAVRDHDTVARLGGDEFAIVQTGIAAKGDAAALASRIIDRFREPFTVAGKPHVLGLSVGIALGPGDGVSSDELLQKADMALYRSKSGGRGKFHFFEA from the coding sequence ATGGCGATGGTATCACGTGGCGCGGCTGGCGCGTTGAAAGCAGACGTGCCGGCAAGCCGGGGCACGGCGGGCCTCGCCGAGGCGATCGGCCGGATGGCGCAGCTGATCGAGCATTCGCGGGAGCGGATCCGGCTGCTCGAGGCGGTGATCGAGAATTTCCCCGGCGGCGTCTCGCTGTTCGACCAGGATCTCAACATGGTCATCTGCAACCAGCGGCAGCGGACCCTGCTCGACTATCCGGACGAGCTCTTCGCCAATGGCTATCCGTCGATGGAGATGCTGTTTCGCTTCAACGCCGAGCGTGGCGAGTACGGGCCGGGCGAAGTCGAACTGCACGTCGCGCGCCGGCTGGCGCTGGTCAGGCAGCGCGAGGCGCATGTCTATGAACGGACCCGCCCTAACGGAACCGTCGTCGAGGTGCGCGGCATGCCGATCGAGGGCGGCGGCTTCGTCACCACTTATTTCGACGTCACAGAGCAGCGCCGCGACCAGGCGACGATCGCCCACATGGCGCATCACGACGCGCTGACCGACCTGCCCAACCGCATGCTGTTTTCCGATCGGCTGCAGAGCGCGGTGGCGCTTGCCAGGCGCGGCGCGCTGATGGCCGTGCATTATCTCGACCTCGACAAGTTCAAGCCGGTCAATGACGGCTTCGGCCACAAGGCCGGCGACAGGCTGCTGATCGACGCGGCCACCCGGTTGCGCGGCGCGGTGCGCGACCACGACACGGTGGCGCGGCTCGGCGGCGACGAATTCGCCATCGTCCAGACAGGCATTGCCGCAAAGGGCGACGCGGCAGCGCTTGCCTCGCGCATCATCGATCGCTTCCGGGAACCCTTCACGGTGGCCGGCAAGCCGCACGTCCTCGGGCTCAGCGTCGGCATCGCGCTAGGGCCTGGCGATGGCGTGAGCTCCGACGAGCTGCTGCAGAAGGCCGATATGGCGCTCTACCGCAGCAAGTCCGGCGGACGCGGGAAATTCCACTTCTTCGAGGCTTGA
- a CDS encoding GYD domain-containing protein produces MSHYVILVNFTEQGAKSIKDTVKRAEAFKAMAADSGVKVNSLLWTLGQHDVVATVEANDDIAATALSLSVASLGNVRTQTLKAFDAADMAKILGKMAV; encoded by the coding sequence ATGTCGCATTACGTCATACTCGTGAACTTCACCGAGCAGGGCGCCAAATCCATCAAGGATACGGTGAAACGGGCGGAGGCATTCAAGGCGATGGCCGCCGACAGCGGAGTGAAGGTGAACTCGCTACTGTGGACGCTCGGCCAGCACGACGTGGTGGCGACCGTCGAAGCCAATGACGACATAGCCGCCACCGCCCTCAGCCTCTCCGTGGCATCGCTCGGCAATGTGCGCACCCAGACGCTGAAGGCCTTCGACGCCGCCGACATGGCGAAGATCCTCGGCAAGATGGCCGTCTGA
- a CDS encoding TadE/TadG family type IV pilus assembly protein, with amino-acid sequence MSAERIARWLGDRSGGAGLEFALIAPFLVMLLFGIFAFGWSFNATSTVRYTLETSARALQLNNTLSQSQIQAIATQKLLALGLKNVVVTIATDPASGGFKMAHLTASYAFVIEFPYFDQYPINYATTVTVPLVAS; translated from the coding sequence GTGTCCGCTGAACGGATCGCCAGATGGCTCGGCGACCGGTCCGGCGGCGCCGGGCTGGAGTTCGCGCTGATCGCGCCGTTCCTGGTGATGCTGCTGTTCGGGATCTTCGCGTTCGGCTGGTCGTTCAATGCCACGTCGACCGTCCGCTACACGCTGGAAACGTCGGCCCGCGCCTTGCAGCTCAACAACACGCTCTCGCAGAGCCAGATCCAGGCGATCGCCACCCAGAAACTGCTGGCGCTGGGCTTGAAGAACGTCGTCGTGACGATAGCGACCGATCCCGCCAGCGGCGGCTTCAAGATGGCGCACCTGACCGCCAGCTACGCCTTCGTCATCGAGTTCCCGTATTTCGACCAGTATCCGATCAATTACGCAACGACAGTCACTGTACCTTTGGTTGCAAGCTGA
- a CDS encoding TadE/TadG family type IV pilus assembly protein — MGERVARIFRDKTGIAAVEFAMVLPILCLVCLGIADGWSYVTSYLQMRAGVKTAANLVMAGATNDAGTQAVAFSSWDNKPEDAAVVLVRSYKCGTTVVDETTICGGTKLPNAFIQITATGTWVPPFNFGIFPDPRVMTHQEVIRVR, encoded by the coding sequence ATGGGTGAGCGGGTCGCACGCATCTTCCGGGACAAGACCGGGATAGCCGCCGTGGAATTTGCCATGGTGCTGCCCATCCTGTGCCTCGTCTGCCTCGGCATCGCCGACGGCTGGTCCTACGTGACGAGCTACCTGCAGATGCGCGCCGGTGTCAAAACCGCGGCCAATCTGGTGATGGCCGGCGCGACCAATGACGCGGGAACGCAGGCGGTCGCGTTTTCGAGCTGGGACAACAAGCCCGAAGATGCCGCGGTCGTGCTTGTCAGATCCTACAAGTGCGGCACCACGGTGGTGGATGAGACCACGATCTGCGGCGGAACCAAGCTGCCGAATGCCTTCATCCAGATCACGGCGACGGGCACCTGGGTGCCGCCGTTCAATTTCGGCATCTTTCCGGATCCGCGCGTGATGACCCATCAGGAGGTGATCCGTGTCCGCTGA
- a CDS encoding pilus assembly protein TadG-related protein produces the protein MDHFHRLLGRRGAGGNVAVIFAFALPVVVGGAGLGVETSLWYYSSLKLQAVADAAAYAGALEKVAGSDNPTIVAASTTSATTNGFAGTIQVNTPPSSGPNTAKKAVEVIVNQQLDRYFTAIFNSSPVPQRARAVALITDASKACVQALNQSAPQAALFSGNTSVNLTGCVIMSNSVAADAIRTQGSAALKADCLVTVGGMVLNNPATTTCSSNVTKALPAADPYASLPTPAATNPCRNVNGNKTSQTLQAGTYCSGMDLKGNVALSSGVYVVQGGFKINANAVITCAAPCTGVTIFMSGSNTVSMNGNATVNLSAPTSGTYSGVLFYGDRTGTAAQSTFNGTADSLLTGAIYFPRQQVNYLGNFSGNGGCTQVVADTIQWSGSTTIKQDCTSYGMKDIPAAQSVQLVE, from the coding sequence ATGGATCACTTTCACCGCCTGCTGGGACGCAGAGGCGCGGGCGGCAACGTCGCCGTCATCTTCGCCTTCGCCTTGCCGGTGGTCGTTGGCGGCGCCGGCCTCGGTGTCGAGACCTCGCTCTGGTACTACAGCAGCCTGAAGCTGCAGGCGGTGGCCGATGCCGCGGCCTATGCGGGCGCGTTGGAAAAGGTCGCCGGTTCGGACAACCCGACCATCGTCGCCGCCTCCACCACCTCGGCAACCACCAACGGCTTTGCTGGCACGATCCAGGTCAACACGCCGCCGTCTTCAGGCCCCAACACCGCGAAGAAGGCGGTCGAGGTCATCGTCAACCAGCAGCTCGATCGCTATTTCACGGCCATCTTCAACAGCAGCCCGGTTCCGCAGCGGGCGAGGGCGGTAGCGCTGATCACCGACGCCTCGAAGGCCTGCGTCCAGGCGCTCAATCAGTCGGCCCCGCAGGCGGCGCTCTTCTCCGGCAACACCAGCGTCAACCTCACCGGCTGCGTCATCATGTCGAATTCGGTTGCTGCGGACGCCATCAGGACGCAGGGATCGGCCGCGCTCAAGGCCGACTGCCTTGTCACCGTCGGTGGCATGGTGCTGAACAATCCGGCGACCACGACCTGCAGCTCCAACGTCACCAAGGCCTTGCCTGCCGCCGATCCTTACGCCAGCCTGCCGACGCCCGCGGCCACCAACCCGTGCAGGAATGTCAACGGCAACAAGACGTCGCAAACGCTCCAGGCCGGCACCTACTGCAGCGGCATGGACCTCAAGGGCAATGTCGCGCTTTCTTCCGGTGTCTATGTCGTGCAGGGCGGTTTCAAGATCAACGCCAACGCGGTCATCACCTGCGCCGCACCCTGCACCGGCGTGACCATCTTCATGTCCGGCAGCAACACCGTCAGCATGAACGGCAACGCCACGGTGAACCTGAGCGCGCCGACCTCCGGCACCTATTCCGGCGTGCTGTTCTACGGCGACAGGACGGGGACCGCGGCGCAGAGCACGTTCAACGGCACGGCGGACTCGCTTTTGACCGGCGCCATCTATTTCCCCAGGCAGCAGGTCAACTACCTCGGCAATTTCTCCGGGAACGGCGGCTGCACCCAGGTCGTCGCCGACACCATCCAGTGGTCCGGCAGCACGACCATCAAGCAGGACTGCACCAGCTACGGAATGAAGGACATTCCGGCGGCGCAGTCCGTTCAGCTCGTCGAGTAG
- the dinB gene encoding DNA polymerase IV, whose amino-acid sequence MAQGAEATILHADLDAFYASVEQLLDPSLRGKPIAVGGGVVLAASYEAKAFGVRGGMPGRKARELCPELIFVGGHFSEYQRLGDAAIKVLDDFTPLVERISIDEAFADVAGCTHLFGPPDEIAHAIRRRVKAELGLPISIGVARTKHLAKIASQVAKPDGLVVVEPGTELAFLHDLPVTLMWGVGPATRARLADIGVETIGQLARTHGGALKRLLGPAAGEKLAALAWNRDPRRLETHRRAHSAGAQSALGRKPALPRVFVPTLLHLADRVASRLRAKARPGRTVTVRVRFADMRAVSRSVTLEQPIQATAMLAEIAEELVRGVLAANAQEREISLLAISVSHLEESAELQLELPLGLADEKLRPGSRKGLARFGADRAIDKIRQRFGREAVGYGTVALEAARSVPDAFRELAEKEL is encoded by the coding sequence ATGGCGCAGGGCGCAGAAGCCACCATCCTGCATGCCGATCTCGACGCCTTCTATGCCTCGGTCGAGCAATTGCTCGACCCCTCGCTCAGGGGCAAGCCGATCGCCGTCGGCGGTGGCGTGGTGCTGGCCGCCTCCTATGAAGCGAAGGCCTTCGGCGTGCGCGGCGGCATGCCCGGCCGCAAGGCACGCGAGCTTTGCCCTGAACTCATCTTCGTCGGCGGCCACTTCAGCGAGTACCAGCGCCTCGGCGACGCGGCGATCAAGGTGCTCGACGATTTCACGCCGCTGGTCGAGCGGATATCGATCGACGAGGCCTTCGCCGACGTCGCCGGCTGCACGCATCTGTTCGGGCCGCCCGACGAGATCGCCCATGCCATCCGCCGCCGCGTGAAGGCTGAGCTCGGCCTGCCGATCTCGATCGGCGTGGCGCGCACCAAGCATCTGGCCAAGATCGCCTCGCAAGTCGCAAAACCCGACGGGCTTGTCGTGGTCGAGCCCGGCACCGAGCTCGCATTCCTGCACGACCTGCCGGTCACGCTGATGTGGGGTGTCGGCCCGGCGACCAGGGCGCGGCTGGCCGACATTGGCGTCGAGACCATCGGCCAGCTCGCTCGCACCCATGGCGGCGCGCTGAAACGCCTGCTGGGCCCGGCCGCCGGCGAAAAGCTCGCAGCGCTTGCCTGGAACCGCGACCCGCGCCGGCTGGAAACGCACCGCCGCGCGCACTCCGCCGGCGCGCAGTCGGCGCTTGGGCGCAAGCCGGCGCTGCCGCGCGTCTTCGTGCCGACGCTGCTGCATCTCGCCGACCGCGTCGCCAGCCGCCTGCGCGCCAAGGCGCGGCCCGGCCGCACCGTAACGGTGCGCGTGCGCTTCGCCGACATGCGCGCCGTCAGCCGCTCGGTGACGCTGGAGCAGCCGATCCAGGCCACCGCGATGCTGGCCGAGATCGCCGAGGAACTGGTGCGCGGCGTGCTCGCCGCCAATGCGCAGGAGCGGGAGATTTCGCTGCTTGCCATCTCTGTCTCGCATCTGGAGGAAAGTGCCGAGCTGCAGCTCGAACTGCCGCTCGGCCTCGCCGACGAGAAGCTCAGGCCCGGCAGCCGCAAGGGCCTCGCCCGCTTCGGCGCCGACCGCGCCATCGACAAGATCCGCCAGCGTTTTGGGCGGGAGGCGGTCGGCTACGGCACGGTGGCGCTGGAAGCAGCACGCTCGGTGCCGGATGCGTTCAGGGAGCTGGCCGAGAAGGAGCTGTAG
- a CDS encoding SRPBCC family protein: protein MPSTVRLHRVLATKPEKVYRAFVEADALAKWLPPNGFTCTVHSFEAKVGGTFKMSFRNFTTGGSHAFGGEYLELVPGERLRYTDRFDDPNLPGEIQVTVILKQVSCGTDLDITQAGIPDAIPVEACYLGWQESLRNLAKLVEPEINQ from the coding sequence ATGCCAAGCACCGTACGTTTGCACCGCGTTCTGGCGACCAAGCCGGAGAAGGTCTACCGCGCATTCGTCGAAGCGGACGCGCTCGCGAAATGGCTTCCGCCGAACGGCTTCACCTGCACGGTGCATAGTTTCGAGGCAAAGGTCGGCGGCACGTTCAAAATGTCCTTCCGCAACTTCACCACGGGCGGCAGCCACGCCTTCGGCGGCGAATATCTCGAACTCGTCCCGGGCGAGCGCCTGCGCTACACCGACAGGTTCGACGACCCCAACTTGCCGGGCGAGATCCAGGTCACCGTGATCCTGAAGCAAGTATCGTGCGGCACCGACCTCGACATCACGCAGGCAGGCATTCCGGACGCCATCCCGGTCGAAGCCTGCTATCTCGGCTGGCAGGAGTCGCTCCGCAACCTGGCAAAACTCGTCGAGCCCGAGATCAATCAGTAG
- a CDS encoding glycosyltransferase, producing the protein MHPMPSRIPVSIIIPNYNYARFLERSVDSALGQDHDDVEVIVVDDRSSDGSAAVIESYGDSIRACLRPRNGGHAAAFNTGFAASSGRIVLFLDADDYLYPDAVSRIVDAWDPATAQVQSRLHIVDEAQRVKDVFPPPELPFDDGDVVPKLLHKGRYQTTVTSGLAFERSTLDTIMPIPEADFRQGADGYLATLAPLYGQVQSIEECVGAYRIHGANHSVFGEKLAERARWRVAHDFHRMAALSGQVSGVGLAVEPAETVLHDTLHLEERLASLCADPDRHPVANDSKLALAAHGAVASLEMTASLRRRAMLAAWFLSVGMLPGRMALAVLSWKLDAASRPAFLARFSKSIRQAMG; encoded by the coding sequence ATGCATCCGATGCCCAGCCGGATTCCGGTGTCCATCATCATCCCGAACTACAATTACGCGCGCTTCCTCGAACGCAGCGTCGACAGCGCGCTCGGCCAGGACCATGACGACGTCGAGGTCATCGTCGTCGACGACAGATCGAGCGACGGTTCGGCGGCGGTCATAGAATCCTATGGCGACAGCATCCGCGCCTGCCTGCGGCCAAGGAATGGCGGCCATGCCGCCGCCTTCAACACCGGCTTCGCGGCAAGCTCAGGCAGGATCGTGCTGTTCCTCGACGCCGACGACTATCTCTACCCGGACGCCGTCTCCAGGATCGTCGACGCCTGGGATCCGGCGACCGCGCAGGTGCAGTCGCGGCTGCACATCGTCGACGAAGCACAGCGCGTCAAGGATGTCTTCCCGCCGCCGGAACTTCCCTTCGACGATGGCGACGTGGTGCCGAAGCTGCTGCACAAGGGGCGCTACCAGACGACGGTGACCAGCGGACTCGCCTTCGAACGCTCGACGCTGGACACCATCATGCCGATCCCCGAAGCCGATTTCCGCCAGGGCGCCGATGGCTATCTGGCGACGCTGGCGCCGCTCTACGGGCAGGTGCAGTCGATCGAGGAATGCGTCGGCGCCTACCGTATCCACGGCGCCAACCATTCCGTCTTCGGCGAAAAGCTTGCCGAGCGGGCGCGGTGGCGGGTGGCGCATGATTTCCACCGCATGGCGGCGCTGTCGGGCCAGGTCTCGGGCGTCGGCCTGGCGGTCGAGCCGGCCGAGACCGTCCTGCATGATACGCTTCATCTGGAGGAGCGGCTCGCCTCGCTCTGCGCCGACCCCGACCGGCACCCGGTCGCCAATGATTCCAAACTGGCGCTTGCCGCGCACGGCGCCGTCGCCAGCCTCGAGATGACGGCCTCGCTCAGGCGTCGCGCCATGCTTGCCGCCTGGTTCCTGTCCGTCGGCATGCTGCCCGGAAGGATGGCGCTCGCCGTGCTGTCCTGGAAGCTCGACGCCGCGTCGCGGCCGGCCTTCCTCGCGCGGTTCTCCAAATCCATCCGCCAGGCGATGGGTTGA
- a CDS encoding NAD(P)/FAD-dependent oxidoreductase translates to MAEREDGRTPLPNGAGADYDLIIVGGGLAGSSLAIALAGRGARVLIVEQQDEFRDRIRGEVLMPWGSLEAQRLGVYALLLESCATEAAYYSRFRDGSLQAVRDLIATTPSRTCCMTFPHPQMQTVLLKHAESLGTEVRRGSVVSAVTFGDVPRVHVGSDAKGLSARLVVLADGRDSRLRSLLGFEVRHDPELLITAGMILEGDVDCSEVLAGNAPPRANTINLFYDPMGGRMVIAMKIAPRRNRIYLIYHKDVLPKRLSGRHSVEEMIRQLHATGAPAHWFDRARQAGPFASFDGSHRWVDRPSRDGVVLVGDTAAATDPAWGRGLSRTLRDVRLLRDRLLENPDWRSAAEAYAGDHDDFYGCMRRLEAMETALLFERGEAADRRRQHAFALFAGDPTRVPDVVGLGPEAPSDDLARARYFGEM, encoded by the coding sequence ATGGCAGAGAGGGAAGACGGCCGGACGCCGTTACCCAACGGCGCTGGCGCCGACTATGACCTGATCATTGTTGGTGGCGGTCTTGCGGGATCCTCGCTGGCCATCGCCCTTGCCGGTCGCGGCGCGCGCGTTCTCATCGTCGAACAGCAGGACGAATTCAGGGACCGCATCCGCGGCGAGGTTCTCATGCCCTGGGGAAGTCTCGAGGCCCAGCGCCTGGGCGTCTATGCTTTGCTTCTCGAAAGCTGCGCCACCGAGGCGGCCTACTATTCAAGATTCCGGGATGGCTCTCTGCAGGCTGTGCGGGACTTGATCGCGACGACGCCTTCCCGGACCTGTTGCATGACGTTTCCCCATCCGCAGATGCAAACGGTTCTGCTGAAACATGCCGAGAGCCTGGGAACGGAGGTGAGGCGCGGAAGCGTGGTCTCGGCGGTGACATTTGGCGATGTCCCACGAGTTCACGTCGGCAGCGACGCAAAGGGTCTCTCGGCGCGCCTGGTCGTTCTGGCGGACGGCAGGGATTCGCGTCTACGCTCGCTTCTCGGCTTTGAGGTGAGGCATGATCCCGAACTGCTGATCACGGCCGGCATGATCCTGGAGGGCGACGTCGATTGTTCGGAGGTTCTCGCCGGCAATGCCCCACCGCGGGCAAACACGATCAATCTCTTCTATGATCCCATGGGCGGGCGCATGGTAATCGCGATGAAAATTGCCCCCCGGCGCAACCGCATCTATCTCATCTACCACAAGGATGTTCTGCCGAAGCGCCTTTCCGGCCGTCATTCGGTGGAGGAGATGATACGCCAGCTGCATGCGACAGGCGCGCCCGCCCACTGGTTCGACCGGGCACGGCAGGCAGGTCCGTTTGCCAGCTTCGACGGGTCGCATCGATGGGTCGACAGGCCCAGTCGCGACGGGGTTGTTCTGGTCGGCGATACCGCGGCCGCCACCGACCCTGCCTGGGGCAGGGGGCTGTCGCGGACGCTCCGCGATGTCCGGCTGCTGCGGGACCGATTGCTCGAAAACCCCGATTGGCGATCGGCGGCGGAGGCCTACGCTGGCGACCATGATGATTTCTACGGCTGCATGCGACGCCTGGAGGCGATGGAGACAGCATTGCTGTTCGAGCGCGGAGAGGCGGCCGACCGGCGGCGCCAGCATGCCTTTGCGCTTTTTGCCGGCGATCCGACGCGGGTTCCGGATGTCGTCGGATTGGGACCCGAGGCACCCTCGGATGATCTGGCCCGTGCTCGTTACTTCGGAGAGATGTGA